The following are from one region of the Variovorax sp. V213 genome:
- a CDS encoding helix-turn-helix domain-containing protein: MAAGASARGLAQVSGISASMLSRIERGLVSPSVETLDRIAQGLHVPMSRFFGDQARRTDFCHVRAGQGVVVDRVGAVADYRYELLGHSLSGNLFVEPYLVTLLPDAAPYVTFQHPGLKFVYFLSGEATYRYGAKSVAVRAGDSLQFDATVLHGIEAIQTQPVSYLSVVFTLRE, translated from the coding sequence ATGGCTGCTGGCGCATCCGCCAGGGGGTTGGCACAGGTGTCGGGGATTTCCGCCTCGATGCTCTCGCGCATCGAGCGTGGCCTGGTCTCGCCTTCGGTGGAGACGCTGGACCGCATCGCGCAGGGCCTGCATGTGCCGATGTCGCGCTTCTTCGGCGACCAGGCCCGCCGCACGGACTTCTGCCATGTACGTGCCGGGCAGGGCGTGGTCGTCGATCGCGTCGGTGCGGTGGCGGACTACCGCTACGAGCTGCTGGGCCATTCGCTGTCGGGCAACCTGTTCGTCGAGCCCTATCTGGTCACGCTGCTGCCGGACGCTGCGCCTTATGTGACGTTCCAGCATCCGGGGCTCAAGTTCGTCTACTTCCTGTCGGGGGAGGCCACGTACCGCTATGGCGCGAAGTCGGTTGCAGTGAGGGCAGGGGACTCGCTGCAGTTCGATGCCACCGTGCTGCATGGGATCGAGGCGATCCAGACCCAACCCGTGTCTTATCTGTCCGTGGTGTTCACGTTGCGCGAGTGA
- a CDS encoding helix-turn-helix domain-containing protein, producing the protein MPHSIHHRRYEVLRKHLRALRRSAGLTQAELGVRLKVDQSYVSKVERGERYMDVLFYLDWCRGCKQQPEVAMSVLVKAGA; encoded by the coding sequence ATGCCGCACTCCATTCACCATCGCCGATACGAGGTGCTAAGAAAGCATCTGCGTGCACTGCGGCGATCGGCCGGACTGACGCAGGCAGAACTGGGAGTACGCCTCAAGGTGGACCAATCGTATGTGTCTAAAGTTGAGCGCGGCGAGCGGTATATGGACGTCTTGTTTTATTTGGACTGGTGTCGCGGTTGCAAACAGCAGCCCGAGGTGGCAATGTCAGTACTCGTCAAAGCCGGCGCCTAG
- a CDS encoding EAL domain-containing protein, translated as MITGATADASFYRGFDAGFVMAFQPIVDFERREVFAHEALVRGASGEGALEVFSRVNPQQRFAFHEACRVKAIETASELGMQSKLSLNIMPNDVAGQTECFHTAIAAAERCNFPVHRLMFEITEGERVADLPALAAAFRTYKGYGFTSAIDDFGAAYAGFELLAGFQPDVVKIDMGLVRNIHNDPVRLSIVRGFVGTCLELGIRAVAEGVESSDEVHALQSLGVELFQGFLFARPAIATLPPVAWDAA; from the coding sequence GTGATTACCGGAGCAACGGCCGATGCCAGCTTTTACCGGGGTTTCGACGCCGGGTTTGTCATGGCTTTCCAGCCCATCGTGGATTTCGAGCGGCGGGAAGTCTTTGCGCACGAAGCGCTGGTGCGGGGCGCTTCGGGGGAGGGCGCCCTGGAAGTCTTCTCGCGCGTGAACCCGCAGCAGCGGTTCGCGTTTCATGAAGCTTGCCGCGTGAAAGCCATTGAAACCGCATCCGAGCTGGGCATGCAATCGAAGCTCAGCCTCAACATCATGCCCAACGACGTGGCCGGGCAGACAGAGTGCTTTCATACGGCCATAGCGGCTGCCGAGCGCTGCAACTTTCCGGTCCACCGCCTGATGTTCGAGATTACCGAAGGCGAACGCGTGGCCGACCTGCCGGCATTGGCGGCCGCCTTTCGCACCTACAAGGGCTACGGCTTCACCTCGGCCATCGATGACTTCGGCGCCGCCTATGCGGGCTTCGAACTGCTTGCGGGGTTCCAGCCCGACGTGGTGAAGATCGACATGGGCCTGGTGCGCAACATTCACAACGACCCGGTCCGGCTCAGCATCGTGCGGGGTTTTGTCGGCACCTGCCTGGAACTCGGCATCCGTGCCGTGGCGGAAGGCGTCGAGTCTTCCGACGAAGTGCACGCGCTCCAGTCGCTGGGTGTGGAACTGTTCCAGGGATTCCTGTTCGCCCGCCCCGCCATCGCCACGCTGCCGCCGGTGGCGTGGGACGCCGCCTGA
- a CDS encoding exodeoxyribonuclease III — MKIATFNVNGVNSRLPRLLEWLAESRPDVACLQELKAPDMGFPAAAIREAGYGVVFHGQRSWNGVAILARGREPIETGRGLDGNSEDSQSRYIEAVVNGVIVGCLYLPNGNPQPGPKFDYKLEWFERLNAHAARLFDCGMPAVLAGDFNVVPTDADIYNPASWQGDALLQPESRAAFARLLEQGWTDAIRTRHPGEAIYTYWDYWRNRWPRNAGLRIDHLLLNDELAPLLVDANVDREVRGRPGASDHAPAWVELALPARWA; from the coding sequence ATGAAGATCGCGACCTTCAACGTCAACGGCGTGAACAGCCGGCTGCCGCGCCTCCTGGAGTGGCTGGCCGAGTCCCGCCCCGACGTCGCCTGCCTGCAAGAACTCAAGGCGCCCGATATGGGCTTTCCCGCGGCCGCGATCCGCGAGGCGGGCTACGGCGTGGTGTTCCATGGGCAGCGCTCGTGGAACGGCGTGGCCATCCTGGCGCGCGGGCGCGAACCGATCGAGACCGGCCGCGGCCTCGACGGGAACTCCGAAGACAGCCAGAGCCGGTACATCGAAGCCGTGGTCAACGGCGTGATCGTCGGCTGCCTCTACCTGCCCAACGGCAACCCGCAGCCCGGCCCCAAGTTCGACTACAAGCTCGAATGGTTCGAGCGGCTGAACGCCCATGCAGCGCGCCTCTTCGACTGCGGCATGCCGGCGGTGCTGGCCGGCGACTTCAACGTGGTGCCCACGGACGCCGATATTTACAACCCGGCCTCATGGCAGGGCGATGCGCTGCTACAGCCCGAAAGCCGCGCCGCCTTCGCGCGACTGCTCGAGCAGGGGTGGACCGACGCCATCCGTACCCGGCATCCGGGCGAGGCGATCTACACCTATTGGGATTACTGGCGAAACCGATGGCCGCGCAACGCGGGGCTGCGCATCGACCATCTGCTGCTGAACGACGAACTCGCGCCCCTGCTGGTCGATGCGAACGTGGATCGCGAGGTGCGCGGCCGGCCCGGGGCAAGCGATCACGCGCCAGCGTGGGTCGAACTGGCGCTGCCCGCGCGCTGGGCTTGA
- the arsB gene encoding ACR3 family arsenite efflux transporter yields MSSNTAVAVASSAPPPAIGFFERYLTIWVALCIVAGIALGQWLPGMFRGIASLEVAKVNVPVGVLIWVMIIPMLLKIDFAALGQVKAHWRGIGVTLFINWAVKPFSMALLGWIFIRHVFAPLLPPAQLDSYIAGLILLAAAPCTAMVFVWSQLCKGDPYFTLSQVALNDAIMVVAFAPVVALLLGLSSITVPWDTLLTSVGLYIVVPVIIAQLLRKQLLRKGAAHFQAVAARLGPWSISALLLTLVLLFAFQGEAILRQPLVIALLAVPILIQVFLNSGLAYVLNRKLGVAHCVAGPSALIGASNFFELAVATAISLFGFQSGAALATVVGVLIEVPVMLLVVAVVNRSQGWYEKGAKTA; encoded by the coding sequence ATGAGCTCCAATACCGCCGTCGCCGTGGCGTCGTCCGCACCCCCACCCGCCATCGGATTCTTCGAGCGCTACCTCACGATCTGGGTCGCGCTGTGCATCGTGGCCGGCATTGCGCTGGGCCAATGGCTGCCGGGCATGTTCCGCGGCATCGCATCGCTGGAAGTGGCCAAGGTCAACGTGCCGGTGGGCGTGCTCATCTGGGTGATGATCATCCCCATGCTGCTGAAGATCGACTTCGCAGCGCTCGGCCAGGTCAAGGCGCATTGGCGCGGCATCGGCGTCACGCTTTTCATCAACTGGGCGGTGAAGCCTTTCTCGATGGCGCTGCTCGGCTGGATCTTCATTCGCCACGTGTTCGCGCCGCTGCTGCCGCCGGCGCAGCTCGACAGCTACATCGCGGGCCTCATCTTGCTGGCCGCGGCGCCTTGCACGGCGATGGTGTTCGTGTGGAGCCAGCTGTGCAAGGGCGATCCGTACTTCACGCTGTCGCAGGTCGCGCTCAACGACGCGATCATGGTGGTGGCCTTCGCGCCCGTGGTCGCGCTGCTGCTCGGACTCTCGTCGATCACGGTGCCGTGGGACACGCTGCTGACTTCAGTGGGCTTGTACATCGTGGTGCCGGTGATCATTGCGCAGCTGTTGCGCAAGCAGTTGCTCAGGAAGGGCGCGGCTCACTTCCAGGCCGTTGCGGCGCGGCTGGGGCCGTGGTCGATCTCGGCGCTGCTGCTCACGCTGGTGCTGCTGTTCGCCTTCCAGGGCGAGGCCATCCTGCGGCAGCCGCTGGTGATTGCGCTGCTCGCGGTTCCCATCCTGATCCAGGTGTTCCTGAACTCCGGACTGGCCTATGTGCTCAATCGCAAGCTGGGGGTGGCGCATTGCGTGGCGGGCCCGTCGGCACTCATCGGCGCCAGCAACTTCTTCGAGCTCGCGGTGGCCACGGCCATCAGCCTGTTCGGCTTCCAGTCGGGCGCCGCGCTGGCCACGGTGGTGGGGGTGCTGATCGAGGTGCCGGTGATGCTGCTGGTGGTCGCGGTGGTCAACAGGTCGCAGGGCTGGTACGAAAAGGGCGCGAAGACGGCCTGA
- a CDS encoding arsenate reductase ArsC: MTVNVLILCTHNSARSVLAEGMLNHLAQKAGRDVRAYSAGSAPSGRLNPFACEALVNAGADVSAYRSKSWDEFVGDEKPVMRIVITVCDSAAQETCPYWPGSPVKVHWGYPDPSNAPGDDEGKRVAFELTRQALAYRLVQLLALPLESMPDTELQAALTAISES; encoded by the coding sequence ATGACGGTCAATGTGTTGATCCTGTGCACGCACAACTCGGCGCGCAGCGTGCTGGCCGAAGGCATGCTCAACCACCTGGCGCAGAAGGCGGGCAGGGACGTGCGGGCCTACAGCGCCGGCAGCGCGCCGAGCGGGCGGCTGAACCCTTTCGCGTGCGAGGCGCTCGTCAATGCGGGAGCGGACGTGTCGGCGTACCGCAGCAAGAGCTGGGACGAGTTCGTCGGCGACGAGAAACCGGTGATGCGCATCGTCATCACGGTCTGCGACAGTGCGGCGCAGGAGACCTGCCCCTATTGGCCCGGCAGTCCGGTGAAGGTGCACTGGGGCTATCCCGATCCTTCGAACGCACCGGGCGACGACGAAGGCAAGCGGGTGGCTTTCGAGCTGACGCGCCAGGCCCTTGCGTACCGGCTCGTGCAATTGCTTGCGCTGCCGCTCGAGTCGATGCCGGACACCGAACTACAGGCGGCGCTGACCGCCATTTCCGAAAGCTGA
- a CDS encoding ArsR/SmtB family transcription factor: MEEQDIVKSLAALAQPMRLQVFRALVVAGPAGLTPGALVDALGVQATSLSFHLKELTHSGLVTQERSGRNLIYRAAFGQMNALIGYLTENCCQGEACLPQAAQACAC, translated from the coding sequence ATGGAAGAACAAGACATCGTCAAGTCGCTCGCAGCGCTGGCCCAGCCTATGCGCCTTCAGGTGTTTCGCGCCCTGGTGGTTGCGGGACCGGCGGGGCTCACGCCCGGCGCGCTGGTCGATGCGCTCGGCGTACAGGCCACCAGCCTGTCGTTTCACCTGAAAGAGCTGACTCATTCGGGGCTGGTGACGCAGGAGCGCAGCGGCCGCAATCTGATCTACCGCGCGGCGTTCGGGCAGATGAACGCGCTCATCGGCTACCTGACCGAAAACTGCTGCCAGGGCGAGGCGTGCCTGCCGCAGGCGGCACAGGCTTGTGCATGCTGA
- the arsC gene encoding arsenate reductase (glutaredoxin) (This arsenate reductase requires both glutathione and glutaredoxin to convert arsenate to arsenite, after which the efflux transporter formed by ArsA and ArsB can extrude the arsenite from the cell, providing resistance.) — protein sequence MQSPTSSITIFHNPACGTSRNTLAMIRNSGEEPQVIEYLKTPPSKETLRELLAAMNMAPRALLRKKGTPYEELGLDDPKWTDEQLIDFMLAHPILINRPIVATPIGTRLCRPSEEVLDILPAPQKGAFTKEDGEVVIDAEGRRVDRPA from the coding sequence ATGCAATCACCGACCTCCTCCATCACCATCTTTCACAACCCGGCGTGCGGCACCTCGCGCAACACGCTGGCGATGATCCGCAACAGCGGCGAAGAGCCGCAGGTCATCGAATACCTGAAGACGCCGCCCAGCAAGGAGACGCTGCGCGAACTGCTCGCCGCGATGAACATGGCGCCGCGCGCTCTGCTGCGCAAGAAGGGCACGCCGTATGAGGAACTCGGCCTGGACGATCCGAAATGGACGGACGAGCAGCTGATCGACTTCATGCTCGCGCACCCGATCCTCATCAACCGCCCCATCGTGGCGACGCCCATTGGCACGCGGCTGTGCCGCCCCTCCGAAGAGGTGCTCGACATCCTGCCGGCGCCGCAAAAAGGCGCGTTCACCAAGGAAGACGGCGAAGTCGTCATCGATGCGGAGGGCCGCCGTGTCGATCGCCCTGCTTGA
- the arsH gene encoding arsenical resistance protein ArsH: MRRAAVSIALLDLPNIDAELFDRPSPERLASAAPSRHAPRFLLLYGSLRERSYSRLLTEEAARLLEAMGGETRIFDPAGLPLPDSAPDDHPKVQELRTLAQWAEGMVWCSPERHGAMTGIMKAQIDWIPLSVGAVRPTQGKTLAVMQVSGGSQSFNAVNQLRVLGRWMRMLTIPNQSSVAKAFLEFDEAGRMKPSSYYERVVDVMEELMKFTLLTRDAAGYLVDRYSERKESAEQLSKRVNQRAI; the protein is encoded by the coding sequence ATGCGGAGGGCCGCCGTGTCGATCGCCCTGCTTGATCTCCCCAACATCGACGCTGAGCTGTTCGACCGGCCCTCGCCCGAGCGCCTTGCCAGTGCGGCGCCTTCGCGCCACGCGCCGCGCTTCCTGCTGCTGTACGGCTCGCTGCGCGAGCGCTCCTACAGCCGCCTGCTGACCGAAGAGGCCGCGCGGCTGCTCGAGGCCATGGGCGGAGAAACGCGGATCTTCGATCCCGCCGGCCTGCCCTTGCCGGACAGCGCACCGGACGATCATCCCAAGGTGCAGGAGCTGCGCACGCTCGCCCAATGGGCCGAGGGCATGGTGTGGTGCTCGCCCGAGCGCCACGGCGCCATGACCGGCATCATGAAGGCGCAGATCGACTGGATTCCGCTGAGCGTGGGCGCCGTGCGGCCGACGCAAGGCAAGACGCTGGCGGTGATGCAGGTGTCGGGTGGGTCGCAGTCGTTCAATGCGGTGAACCAGCTGCGCGTGCTCGGGCGCTGGATGCGCATGCTGACCATTCCCAACCAGTCGTCCGTCGCCAAGGCGTTTCTCGAATTCGACGAAGCCGGCCGGATGAAGCCGTCTTCCTACTACGAGCGGGTGGTCGACGTGATGGAAGAACTCATGAAGTTCACGTTGCTCACGCGCGATGCGGCCGGCTATCTCGTCGACCGCTACAGCGAGCGCAAGGAAAGCGCCGAGCAGCTTTCGAAACGGGTGAACCAGCGCGCCATCTGA
- a CDS encoding NUDIX domain-containing protein translates to MNAKPPTATPAPPSSVPRPIRTAASLILLRDSARGLEVLLLRRAEKANDQNSGASVFPGGVVDTHDRSLHLRSKGLDDRAASTRLGMPEGGLDYYAAAVRECFEEAGILLASDSEDRLVELDQLPAGRLEAMRHAAEQGTDALLAMCDAEGWHLAMDRLAYFSHWLTPPGMPRRFDTRFFIAQMPPAQSVKPDGREIVEHMWLKPAEAVDPRRGLKLMNVTRRTLEQLARFDSADHCMAHVRALTGIALNMPRVADGPAGRRAVNIEEAAYEEIGRLDPDGRGDARYALEAGLVTQLSARVRRVAGEAGSPHSYFVGGDGGPWALIDPTPRASGQGQAAPGPVRWLLSTAARTQESAAALEELQSSSWPDATVLWPEAGDTLELGGATLRVLQPGPADDGAAARQFLLAEEHTLFTGAAEMPAAHVGDEVEWIAPASGFIFRRIG, encoded by the coding sequence ATGAACGCCAAGCCTCCGACGGCCACGCCGGCCCCGCCATCGTCCGTGCCGCGCCCCATCCGCACTGCAGCCAGTCTGATCCTCCTGCGCGACAGCGCCCGCGGCCTGGAAGTGCTGCTGCTGCGCCGCGCCGAAAAAGCCAACGACCAGAACAGCGGCGCCAGCGTATTTCCGGGCGGCGTGGTCGACACGCATGACCGCAGCCTGCACCTGAGGAGCAAGGGCCTGGACGACCGGGCGGCCAGCACGCGCCTCGGCATGCCCGAGGGCGGCCTCGACTACTACGCCGCCGCGGTGCGCGAATGCTTCGAGGAAGCCGGCATCCTGCTCGCGAGCGACAGTGAAGACCGCCTGGTCGAGCTTGACCAGCTGCCTGCCGGCCGGCTCGAGGCCATGCGCCATGCGGCCGAGCAAGGCACCGATGCGCTGCTTGCCATGTGCGACGCGGAAGGCTGGCATCTCGCGATGGACCGGCTGGCCTACTTCAGCCACTGGCTGACGCCGCCCGGCATGCCGCGCCGGTTCGACACCCGCTTCTTCATCGCGCAGATGCCGCCCGCGCAAAGCGTGAAGCCCGATGGCCGCGAGATCGTCGAACACATGTGGCTGAAGCCGGCCGAAGCGGTGGACCCTCGCCGCGGCCTCAAGCTGATGAACGTGACGCGGCGCACGCTCGAACAACTGGCACGCTTCGACAGCGCCGACCACTGCATGGCCCATGTGCGCGCCCTCACCGGGATTGCGCTCAACATGCCGCGCGTGGCCGATGGGCCCGCAGGGCGCCGCGCCGTGAACATCGAAGAAGCCGCCTATGAGGAGATCGGCCGCCTCGACCCCGATGGCCGGGGCGACGCACGCTATGCGCTCGAGGCCGGCCTGGTCACGCAGCTGTCGGCACGCGTCCGCCGCGTGGCCGGCGAGGCCGGCTCGCCGCACAGCTACTTCGTCGGCGGCGACGGCGGACCATGGGCATTGATCGACCCCACTCCGCGCGCTTCGGGGCAGGGCCAGGCGGCTCCGGGACCTGTGCGCTGGCTGCTCTCGACCGCGGCGCGTACGCAGGAATCGGCCGCAGCGCTTGAAGAACTCCAATCGTCATCATGGCCGGACGCCACGGTGCTGTGGCCGGAAGCTGGCGACACCCTCGAACTGGGTGGCGCCACGTTGCGCGTCCTGCAGCCGGGGCCGGCGGACGATGGCGCAGCCGCGCGACAGTTTCTGCTGGCCGAGGAACACACCCTCTTCACCGGTGCCGCCGAAATGCCGGCCGCGCACGTGGGCGACGAAGTCGAGTGGATCGCGCCGGCAAGCGGCTTCATCTTCCGGCGCATCGGCTGA
- a CDS encoding response regulator transcription factor, whose amino-acid sequence MLRLISQGRSNRQIAEEAHRSINTIEAQLKSIYRKLNVRSRTQAVCVATQWGLMSWDESS is encoded by the coding sequence GTGCTTCGGCTCATCTCGCAGGGCCGGAGCAACCGGCAGATCGCCGAAGAAGCCCATCGCTCGATCAACACCATCGAGGCGCAGCTCAAGAGCATCTACCGCAAGCTGAACGTCAGGTCGCGCACCCAGGCGGTCTGCGTGGCCACGCAGTGGGGCCTCATGAGCTGGGACGAATCCTCCTGA
- a CDS encoding Crp/Fnr family transcriptional regulator, whose protein sequence is MYLNSLVSVLPPADRAALVKASELRSYRRNETVLAVDEWTDRFYCVASGLLRVVEHGRGHGGDVTTEFIRRDDFFLGSSFTEDRHQATQTLIAALPSSVYLIPIAAMRKLCERHPQLSLALLDIAMKRVGVMRGQLRRVSALSSEDLVGRVLHQLTQLAPAKTGGYDKRITQSVIASYSGLSREVVNKTMRDMENRGLVRRDDHGVHVRADFVATDFDLPLAEPGSGGPGAASLLPCS, encoded by the coding sequence ATGTATTTGAATAGCTTGGTCTCGGTGTTGCCGCCCGCAGACCGTGCGGCATTGGTCAAGGCCAGCGAACTGCGTTCCTACCGCCGCAATGAAACCGTTCTTGCCGTCGACGAATGGACGGATCGCTTCTACTGCGTGGCAAGCGGGCTTCTGCGCGTGGTGGAACACGGACGCGGCCACGGCGGCGACGTCACCACCGAATTCATCCGGCGGGACGATTTTTTTCTCGGTTCCTCTTTCACCGAAGACCGCCACCAGGCCACCCAGACACTGATTGCCGCGCTGCCTTCGTCGGTGTACCTCATCCCCATCGCCGCGATGCGCAAGCTGTGCGAGCGCCATCCGCAGCTGTCCCTGGCGCTGCTCGATATCGCCATGAAGCGGGTTGGCGTGATGCGGGGGCAGCTGCGCAGGGTTTCCGCGCTGTCGTCCGAAGATCTCGTGGGCCGCGTGCTTCATCAGCTCACCCAGCTGGCGCCCGCAAAAACGGGTGGGTACGACAAGCGCATCACCCAGTCGGTCATCGCGTCCTATTCGGGCCTCTCGCGCGAGGTGGTCAACAAGACCATGCGCGACATGGAGAACCGCGGGCTGGTGCGCCGCGACGACCACGGCGTGCATGTGCGCGCGGATTTCGTGGCAACCGACTTCGATCTGCCGCTGGCCGAACCGGGTTCGGGCGGGCCGGGAGCGGCTTCGCTGCTGCCGTGTTCCTGA
- a CDS encoding Crp/Fnr family transcriptional regulator, with product MYLHPLFANVPPAERAALVKCSELRSYRRSETVMAAQEWTDRIYCVTSGLLRVVEHGSDPSGDVTTDFIRRNDFFLGPTLREDRYMARQTLVAALPSSAYLVPIPAARRLCEAYPEVAMGMFEFAATRIRSLRSQLRKISALSSEDLVSRVLHQLTQLAPASTGGFDKRITQAVIASYTGLSREVVNKIMRDMESRGLVWRDEHAVHVPADFASTDIGGLQASGPQADEFQGGARTQANS from the coding sequence ATGTACCTGCATCCTCTTTTCGCCAACGTGCCGCCGGCCGAACGCGCGGCGTTGGTCAAGTGCAGCGAACTTCGCTCCTATCGGCGCAGCGAGACGGTGATGGCGGCACAGGAGTGGACGGACCGGATCTACTGCGTGACGAGCGGCTTGTTGCGCGTGGTCGAACATGGCAGCGACCCCAGCGGGGACGTGACGACCGACTTCATTCGCCGAAACGACTTTTTCCTGGGCCCCACTCTCCGCGAAGACCGCTACATGGCCAGGCAGACACTGGTCGCCGCGCTGCCGTCGTCGGCATACCTGGTCCCGATTCCGGCGGCTCGCAGGCTCTGCGAAGCCTATCCGGAGGTTGCAATGGGAATGTTCGAATTCGCGGCAACGCGCATCCGCTCGCTTCGCAGCCAGCTTCGCAAGATCTCCGCGCTGTCGTCCGAGGATCTGGTGAGCCGGGTGCTCCACCAGCTGACCCAGCTCGCGCCGGCAAGTACCGGCGGCTTCGACAAGCGCATCACCCAGGCGGTGATCGCGTCTTACACGGGGCTCTCGCGCGAAGTGGTCAACAAGATCATGCGCGACATGGAGAGCCGCGGCCTCGTCTGGCGCGACGAACACGCTGTTCATGTGCCGGCCGATTTCGCGTCGACGGACATCGGCGGCTTGCAGGCGAGCGGGCCGCAAGCCGACGAGTTCCAGGGAGGAGCGAGGACGCAGGCGAATTCGTAG
- a CDS encoding helix-turn-helix transcriptional regulator, producing the protein MNRGISLPGVHSTLQNGIAYSRFSVAAEPPQRRLTAWRERVGHVIDVLPSWCDLEKPFNASIDRYELEGLTFTDCRSDAMSLDRSLARISRDSVRNFAVHVFVEGEVRDVSVRSLSRAAAPFAAKVLALDLGQPVRMRRTDCRVLTLFVPAAMVEEVFPDPEAIHGLAIQQATTPIARLAVEHIAALASRVGRMSAAAVQADARAGAQLLVAALGKQARLGDSGRAGARAAMFGQARRYIQANLHRADLSPDDVIAALRLSRPTVYRLFQHEGGLGSYIRHLRLRHAADELAGHPNAMVADVAYGAGFRSASDFSRAFRRAFDVAPQDFRALSRKAA; encoded by the coding sequence ATGAACCGCGGCATCTCTTTGCCGGGTGTGCATTCCACGCTGCAGAACGGCATTGCCTACAGCCGTTTCAGCGTGGCCGCGGAACCGCCGCAGCGGCGGCTGACGGCGTGGAGGGAGCGCGTGGGGCACGTGATTGACGTGCTGCCTTCGTGGTGCGACCTCGAGAAGCCGTTCAACGCGTCGATCGACCGCTATGAACTGGAAGGCCTGACCTTCACCGATTGCCGCTCGGACGCCATGTCGCTGGACCGTTCGCTGGCCCGCATCTCGCGCGACAGCGTGCGCAATTTTGCTGTGCATGTGTTCGTCGAGGGAGAGGTCCGGGACGTCTCGGTTCGGTCGCTCTCGCGTGCCGCCGCGCCTTTTGCCGCCAAGGTGCTCGCGCTCGACTTGGGGCAGCCGGTGCGCATGCGGCGCACCGATTGCCGGGTGCTCACCCTGTTCGTGCCGGCCGCCATGGTGGAAGAAGTGTTTCCCGATCCGGAAGCCATCCACGGGCTTGCCATCCAGCAGGCCACGACGCCGATCGCCAGGCTGGCGGTCGAACACATTGCCGCGCTTGCCAGCCGCGTTGGGCGCATGAGCGCCGCCGCTGTGCAGGCCGATGCGCGTGCGGGCGCGCAGCTTCTCGTCGCGGCCTTGGGCAAACAGGCGCGCCTGGGCGACAGTGGGCGTGCAGGCGCCCGTGCCGCCATGTTCGGCCAGGCCCGGCGCTACATCCAGGCCAACCTGCATCGCGCGGACCTTTCGCCCGACGACGTGATCGCGGCGTTGCGGCTTTCGCGCCCGACCGTGTACCGGCTGTTCCAGCATGAAGGCGGCCTGGGTTCCTACATTCGGCACCTGAGGCTGCGCCATGCAGCCGACGAACTGGCAGGGCACCCGAACGCGATGGTGGCGGACGTTGCCTATGGCGCCGGCTTCAGGAGCGCATCGGACTTCTCGCGGGCCTTTCGACGCGCCTTTGACGTGGCGCCGCAGGATTTCCGGGCCCTGTCGAGAAAGGCCGCCTAG